The region GACCTGATCTCTTTAAACGGTTTCCACTTTGTCTTCTTCCCATTGCAAGTGTTTCACCACGGaaacctttccctccttcctttattccaAGTTGTCTAGCTTAAGGATGCTCTTCCTGGATAGTGTGTATCCCCTCAGTCATGGCCATCCTTCAGCCTCTGGTCTCTGCTTGGAGTGTGTCTAGATAGCAAGAGCTAGAAAAGAAGGCTGACTGGAGCCTACCGGTTGCCAGGATCAGAGTGCTGCACTCCCGCTTCTCACCTTGGCTTCATTGCTCCAGCAGAGGCCAATgttttccccacccccatttcgCCTTCCAGTGTAATGGAAAGTGAGAGAATGAGATCGCCCTCTGACTGCTAGTGTGCTACCACCTCTCCTTTGTGTGTGCCAGGGGCTGTGTGCGGAAGCCATTGTGATATTGTGCTCCTATGATAAATGGACCTCTGCGAGACACTTTTCTCCTTGTGTATACAGGGACAGAGGGAGTCTTGCCTGAGTGACTTCTCATAGAAAGCTCCAGAGGAGCTCAGAGCTAATAGCCTGGGCCAGGCAGGTTGCTCTTTCAATTGGCAAGAGAGGGTGTCAATCACCATGGGCCTGCCAATCAGCTCTAAACTAGGCATCTGTAGCCATTCGCCTTCTTTATGAATCACAATATTGAATCTTCCAGACACTAAACAGAAAAGAGCTCCCAAAGACCATTCCTAGGTAGGAAGGAACAGGTCTGCTGGTGTCACTAATGGAGCTCTTTAATTTCGCCCTCCTTCTCCACACAATTTGTCTCTACTCCTCAGATCTAGGCCAGTTCCAGGTCCTCTCCATTAATTATACCTCTTTCATTCTCCTCCCAAGCGCATTTCTTTTCCCACTCCAGCTGATGCTGTCTTTATCCAGTCCTCAATGCCTCTCACTTGGACTCCTAAACAGTTTTCTAACTTGTCTCCTTGTGGCCAGCCTTGCCCCCTCCAATGCAGTCTCCATGCCGCAACCAAATCAATCCTTTGAAAATACAAATCTGGCCGCGACATCTCCTCGCAAAAACCGTCCAGCCTTTTCTGTGGCTTCAGGTATCCTTGGTTAGGATAAAGTCCAGGAACCTCATGATTAGGTTCCCGCAAAATGCTCAGTCTCCATTTTGGCTGTGTTCCCACTTTGCATCTAGCCGCAGCAAGCTACTTTGTAGGTTTCTACTGTGCCTTTCCTAGCTTTGCTTCTACACCCTTATACATGACTTCCCTTCTCCTGCCATATCCATCATCACCACGTTCTCTACTTTCTCTTTAGTCTAAACCCATTTATCCCTTAGCACTTCAACTAACCTTTCCATCCTAAGACACACATTGTACTCACATCTATATCACTGTTACGCAGTATGGCACATGGAATTTAATACATTCTCTGTAGATGTTTTCCAATTCGCCTGGCTATGGCAAAACCGCCTCTGAGGAAAGCTTTCAGAGCTGACTAGTTCGTCTCTCTATGGGAAGGAGACCTCTCATTGATaccattcttttgtatttggctATAATCCCTTCTTTAATGTCTACTTCCACAATTCAACTGCAAGTACTCCCATAGCAAGGCTGTGTCTGAACAATTACAGTATCCTATGTAGGTCCAGGAAGTGCTCAAATATAATGAATGGATAGTATCCTATGTAGGTCCAGGAAGTGCTCAAATATAATGAATGGATAGGTCTTGTGAATGTCCGAcagttttttccttttgctttactTTGCCTCGAAAGTCCAAACTACcacgttcacacacatacatggctGCTTTCTACCGCTGAAAAaaattttccttctcatttctttcatctggaATATCCTTCTCACTCAGCCAACCATACTTCGCCACTTCTTTAGGAACCAGCTCCACTCCCAATCCCCACTCAGAAAATTTccatgcatgcttttcagttttcctctGAGTAGTGCCAACAGTTCACACCCATCTCATTTAGCCCTTGCCATCCCCTCGCGTTGTCAAAATGAGGACAAAGCATGGCCAGTTTTAGAAGTAGTACTTGAACTCAACTCTATCCATGAATTCTACTAGTCAATATGTAAGTCTCATTTCCTTATTTCGAAGACTGTCATTTCCTTTAGGGCTGGTCTGTGTCTTCTATTCCTTCATCTTTCTATAGCCTTCCTGGAACTGTAGAGCGTTCTAGGGCTAGACTCCCTGGATTTTGGTCTGTGATGCACTGGTTGTCTTGGGCGGTTTAAGGACACTTATCTTCAGCTTCCTAGTATGCAAATGAAGGAACACTAACATCCATCTCATAAGTAAGCTTAGAAGAATAAAGCAAGTTAAAGTGCCAAGTGCAGTATCTAGCAAGTTGAACGCTGCTCAATAAAGACTCTTTTCTCCATTATTATGATTAGTGAGGAATCTCTGCTGCAGTGATCCCTTAAAAACTACAAGGAGAGAGTTACAGAggaaagggaatgaagaaaggacgtAGACAACTGGAGATCTGAGATTTCTGTGAAGTCCAAACAAGGTTAGTAGCGCGGCAGGACATTTGTATGTCCGAGTTCCTAGAGCCATGTGACTCTATGAGCCCCGAGCACATGGTTCCACCCGGCGCAGCTTCTCTAACTCTGGCGCTCAGCTATTCTCAGCAGCCTGTAGGGGGAGCCAGGAAGCTAGGACGGGGttttgggggaggctgcttgaaATCTTCCTAAGGGCAAAAAAACGACACCCCACCACTACTACCGGTCTTAGTGCACTGCCTTGCCTCCTTCAGGACGCACTCCTAGCTCAGTACTATTCTGCAGCTAAACTGGGAGCTGTCCTTCAGCACCAGGGCAGCCTTGGCCTCAGGCAGGACAGTGAGGGCGTCAGTGGAGTTAGGGAGTCTGGACCGGTCCTTTCCGCAACCTGCTCCAGTGTCCCCTACTCAAGAGGACGAGGGCAAAGCTACCCAGAGAGGTAGCAAGAACCTAAGGAGATGCCTCCTGCTTCTTAGAATCACCCTCAGAAGTCCCCTAGCCCTCGGGGGGAGCGAGGGGCGGTCCTGGGGAGGGAGGCGGGCGCCGGcttggtggggggaaggggagcgCCAGGCCTGGGACTCAGCGTGTGGCGTGTGCACGCGGGGAGCGGTCGGATGAACGGAGGCGCTGAAGTGAATGGAGTTGGGGGTGGACTGGAAACATCCCCAAACAGCACAGGCTGCGGCCGGCGggggctggggttggggaggggggagtcCTGAGGCGCAGGCGCAGTCGGGGCCCCAGTCCCGTTCCCTCCTCCTCCCGGTGCCTCTTTCTCCGCCCTGCTCCCCTCCAAACACACTCGCACACGGGCTCTCAAGGTGTTCTCCGCACAGCGGAAGATGGCGACAGACTGAGGGGGCATGGCCATCGGGAGCCACGGGGCCATGCCTTTGGGCGGCCGCCACAGCGGTGCGAAGCAGAGGCGGAAGCGAGAGGCGCACTAAGTAAAGCCGGGGCGTCCGCGTCCGGGCGTCTGGGGCGCTGCGGGGAGCCAGGTGGCCCGCCCGAGCCGGAACTCCCGGGAGCCGCGGGTGCCGAGGCAGGAGCAGAGGCGACCCGGGACCGGCCCCCGGCGGACGGCTGGAGCACGAGCGAAGCCCGAAGGGCCGGCCTAGGAGaagcgcgagcgagcgagcgaggcaGGGAGCTGCACTGAGCGGGCAGCGGGCAGCGGGCAGACGGGCGGGAGAGGAGTGGCGCGGGCGACGGGAGCGGAGTGGAGCGGAGCGGAGCGCGGCGGGGCCCGCACGGCGGCGCTCAGGGGCGCAGAGCCGCGCTGCTGAGCCGAGACGGCCGGGACGGAGTGCGAGCCGGGGAGGGCACCAGTGGCACGGAGTGAAGTGGCGCGGAGCCCGGGGCAGCCGAGGGGCCCGACACTATGAGGAGTGCGGCTCTGCCGCCGCAGCCACCACCGCCCCAGTGCCCAGCACCGCCCCCCGCCGGGACGGCGGGCTGCGCTTAGCGGGTCCGGCGGTAGCGCCCCGACTGCCAGCGAGGGAGCGCGGGAGGGGCGCGGAGACAACCCGAGAGCGCCCCGCGACTCCGGTCTGAGCGGGGTCCCCCGGGCTGGCTGGCCTGCCTCGCCATGCAGCCCCCGAGGTAGAGCCTGGACGGCGCTGAGGAGCGCGGAGCGGTGCGCAGCCCGCCCTCCCGAGACGGCCGTCCGGCCTCGCGCCTGCCTACTCCCTCCAACCCGGACCCCCCTGAAATATGTTCAGGGGCGCTTGGATGTGGCCCGGGAAAGACGCCGCCGCGCTGAgtatctgctgctgctgctgctcctgggcTCCCAGGCCGAGCGACAAACCTTGCGCCGATTCTGAGCGGGCGCAGCGATGGCGACTGTCCCTGGCGTCCCTGCTCTTTTTCACCGTGCTGCTCGCTGACCATCTGTGGCTGTGCGCGGGGGACCGGCCCCAGGGCAGGGAGCTGAGCGGCGCCATGCGGCCGCCCTGGGGGGCCGGCCGCGAGCGGCAGCCGGTGCCTCCTCGCGCGGTGCAGCCGCTGTCACCGCCGTCGCCGGGCGAGCCCGGCGCGTCCTCGGGCACCTGCGGCCCGCGATACAGCAACCTGACCAAAGCCGCCCCAGCCGTCGGCCCCGGGCCGGTCTGCGGCGCCGTCCCAGAGCCCACGGGGCTGGACGCAGCTTGCACCAAATTGGAATATTTGCAGACACTTTTTGAACCGACCACCCCAGCTCCCCCTCTGCGGCCCCCCGACGCCCCTTTCCGTACCCCGGCTGAGTTCCCCTCCGCCAAAAAGAACTTGCTCAAAGGCCACTTTCGGaactttactctctctttttgCGACACCTACACGGTCTGGGACTTGCTGCTTGGCATGGACCGCCCAGAAAGACTGGACTGCAGTCTGGACACCCTGCTGGGGGACCTGCTGGCCTTTATGGCCAGCCCGGGCTCCGGGACCTGGGAGGTATGTAGCAACTGCATCGAGGCGTACCAGCGACTGGACCGACATGCTCAGGAAAAATATGACGAGTTCGAACTCGTGCTGCATAAATACTTGCAGGCAAAAGAGTACTCTATCCGGTCCTGCACAAAAGGCTGCAAGGTAGGGATTGACGACCCATGCCACAACAGCTACCTGGCTAGAGGCAGTTTCTGTGGCCGTGGGACTGGGGGGGGGGAAAGGGTCTCCCTCTCTATC is a window of Arvicola amphibius chromosome X, mArvAmp1.2, whole genome shotgun sequence DNA encoding:
- the Nalf2 gene encoding transmembrane protein FAM155B; its protein translation is MFRGAWMWPGKDAAALSICCCCCSWAPRPSDKPCADSERAQRWRLSLASLLFFTVLLADHLWLCAGDRPQGRELSGAMRPPWGAGRERQPVPPRAVQPLSPPSPGEPGASSGTCGPRYSNLTKAAPAVGPGPVCGAVPEPTGLDAACTKLEYLQTLFEPTTPAPPLRPPDAPFRTPAEFPSAKKNLLKGHFRNFTLSFCDTYTVWDLLLGMDRPERLDCSLDTLLGDLLAFMASPGSGTWEVCSNCIEAYQRLDRHAQEKYDEFELVLHKYLQAKEYSIRSCTKGCKAVYKAWLCSEYFSVTQQECQSWVPCKQYCLEVQTRCPFFLPDNEEMVYGGLPGFVCTGLVDTSPKRPETKCCDVQWVSCESEKKKFKDSESPKTHHQQFHHSFFHYHQPYQHYHPRHDPPNRASNKPDLLLVSGGSCLSPSRIRLCVLVLILLHTVVSFSSGQGGGGLGLETLPALEEE